The Arachis ipaensis cultivar K30076 chromosome B05, Araip1.1, whole genome shotgun sequence nucleotide sequence NNNNNNNNNNNNNNNNNNNNNNNNNNNNNNNNNNNNNNNNTAAAAAGATTTACTTTTTAAAAtggatattatttttatttataaattatttaaaatagatATTATTATTCAAATGTATTATTTTAAATTGATATTATAATGTACATGATAATATAATGTGGAAAGCTTTGCATATTAATacataatatttattaataaatatttaattttttttaaaagatcataACATTACGAAAACATGCTAATTTTAACTTTATTATTCTATGTgataataaatacataatatttaataataaatatataatattttcaaaattatatattattgtaaatttattatttttatgtcgAAATTATTCATAatagatattattatttaaatttattattcaaCGTGACAATAAATATGTAATATTTTTAAGTTactgaaaatttattttgtttattaaaacaTGATTTAAAATAGATATTATTATTTTAGCTTATTTTAACTTATAACTCTACGTAATCATAGCATTTAAAATTGTAATATTGATATAGATATAATATTGATTTTGACGGAATATATGATTtacttataaataatataattgatGTGATTTATGTTGATTATAAACTAATTAGATTGTCAATAATTAGAATGATTTTGCATTTAATATAGATTTAGCGTAAATTGATATATAATAACAACTCTCTTTTATCATTGTTATGTATTTTTATTCTCAAACACATAACACTACAAGCTAATTACAATGGTAAGAACGCGAAGAAATAATCGAGCTACTTCTGTTGAGGCAAGTTCTATTCCTAACATGAAGATCTGTCAAGAACCAACTGAAATTCTGAACAAGTACGTACTatttttttggtttcttgtattattaatttattctgAATGGTCTTGTATAATTTGATAATAATGAGTATATTTATTCGCATCTTtgattaaaagaataaaatataaattatgttgattcttttttttttaaaaaaaaagacaaatgtTGCTACTATCCCCTCCCCCTTCTTTCTCAAAAAGGGGACCAAACTCAAACCTAAAAGGTAAAAACCCTATTAGAGTAGAATAGCAGCTAGGCATCCTCACCACTATCGGTTTCAAAAAGTTTGAGTGGTCTGCGCATAACACCTCCTGACGGGACATCTCCTCCATCCCCGTTGGTCCTTCCAAAACAAACCtacttctcttttattttcttctttttcactcTGGCGCAGCATTATCCACTGGGGAAAAGTAACTGGCTGATGGGAGACCTGTTCCACGTCTTAGCTTCGACCTCCCAGTTACAGCACAGACATGCCTGACTGACAGCCTTGTTTCGAGAGTCTAAAGAACCCCCAAACAAAGTAGCCTCAAGCTCCTCTCCTCCTTCATTCAATTTCCATTCTTGAACCAAACATTGATTTTTCTTCCAATGCTTATCAGCCTAGTGCAGCACTTTCTACTCCAACGAAACAAAAGGAAAACCAAGTGTTGCTGCAAAGTTGCACTGAGACATCATCTTCAAGCCATAAGAAGAAGCAGTCCCTTTCAAGATTTAGCGGCTCCCACGTTACAAATCTTGTTATCCCCCTGTGCTAAAGCAAGTGAAGAACAAGGGAATGCATGAGAAATACATCAATCCAACtatttcctcctcctccttcattCGATTTCTTTGAGTATTCTTgtttttctgagttaatttctttgattgttgattgttgttaacAGGAAGAATTATTGATTGTTGTTTTTGTTGAGTTAATTACTATTGCTTTTTTTCAAATCTCGGAGTTAATTTTTACTTTGATCTGAATTTTTGTGCTATTGATCTGAATCTCGAAATTTTGTTCTCAGTTAGTTGTACATATTCTTCAtgttaattatatttttgtattcTTTTATGTAAAAGCTAAATGGACTTTGGTTTTTTTCATAGTGAATAAAATGAGATTTTGACCCTGCATGCAATGTTCTAATGTTACAGTGAACCCAATCCATCATTGAAGGACATAGTGACTTTAGACTCATTAGCTAATTCTGTTGAGCAATTGACCCAAATAGTTCAATCTCTTGTTCAACGATTGGAAAATAATGTCAGCTCTCCCTCTAAGGTGTTTAAGGTCTTTGGTTCCAATTCTAAGACTCTTAACAAACAAAATAGTGCGTCGAATAATCCATTGTTGCTATGCTGTATTGAGAAGGCCAAGACAGATCTGTCCATTGCTAAAAAAAGGAGAATAGATTCACTTGCTCTTGCAAGTCTGTTTTAGACCAATAGCTTCAATGGGTTTGGACGAAACTGAACTTGCAATTGCAGCATACTTGTATGGTAATCATTTGATGGATAAGTAAGTAAACtcaattagaattttatttgttAAACGGTGTTGTTGATTTGTTTagctattttatttatgttaaattATCTTTGGCAGCTACGAGGAGGATATAGTATTTTCAGAGCTTACAGCTCACAGAGATGTATTTAGGAGCTTGATACCAGGAAAGCCAATCATTTCTCTTGTGCTAGACATAGTAGCAGATATGATGAGGATAGAGTTGACCAGAGAAAGTGGTTATTGGTTTTTACCCACAACTTTTGCGGTCATTATATAGGAGTGTATACTAAAATAATATTGGTAGTTGTTATTTGTATTGCGCATATAAACTAGTGGCTGAAATAATGCAGCtgtcagagaagacaaaattgGATCCCAACCGTCTGCCACTTTGTATCACATATGTTTATTTGGGCAAAGTTGACTGCTTAAAAAGAGTaagtttatatcattttaaattcATATTAGCAAATATTggcataaaataattttaataactaaaatgaCTTTCTCTTGATTAGGTCTTTATCCCTGTATCTGAAACTACTAACGAAGGTCATGAACACTGGTACCTCGTAGTGATTGATCGTGTTAAAAGACAAATCATTTTGCTAGACCCATTACCCATTGAGAAACAGTTCAAGCGAAAGAGGACAGCCTTGAAATTAGTAACTATATTTcccttttttttgttaattatctaCATATATGACTAAAAAGCAAACTCTAACATAGACATAAACAGGCAATTTATTTGGACGAGGTATTGGAAGATCGTTCATTCTATGACTTTGAGACCACTCCAAATCTGATTTCTTCACAATTTGAATTTGAAGAGCCAGAAGACCTTCCGACCCTCAAAGCTGGATCGTAAGATCATATAATTAGAAGTTATTGATATGAAATTTATGCAATTATATAATACTCTAATATAGCTTTCTCGATATGTAGGAGTAACGCGGGTGTGTGGGTTGCAAGTTGGATGATAGCTTGTTTTGAGGATGATCATTTTAACATAAAGGTAATGTTATGCACTAATCTTTTCCTTCgttctttcttttatatttagGTAAATAAGCCTAATGTGtaattattcaaattttattaGGTGGATGATGGGATTCGCATGAAGATTGCAGTCTCACTCGTGTTAAAGAATCATAATATGATCAGCTATAGGGTAAAAAATATACCATTGAAAATCTTAATAAGCTGTATGATAATCACCATCGTGATGATTATGAATTTTCACAAGATTAAATTTACAACATaggatatttattattatttttgtttttattattttcttgtgGGCATATGAACCGTCTAGTGACATACGACATTATATTTTGTTTACGTTTCTGTTGGTATCTGTTTGCCGGATTATTTAATGTCTCCATTTAACTATCTATGAATTTATACTCTTTTGGTGATTGAAATTTAgttcttttatactcttttatactcttttagtTCAGTGGCATTGTCTTTCTTGAAAGCATGTTTCTCTTGCGGGGATGACCCTACTCTTTTATAATCATGAGAGTCCGTCTATTCTAAAGTTATCCTTGAGGATTCAAGTTCTTTCACTGTGCTGTGCTGGATCTAAGGCTATCAATGATCCAAAAGGTTAGTTAAAGAAAGCTCTATAGCAGTTCTTTTATGAACCCTGCTATGCAATTTGAAGTTCCAATTGAGTTATTTACTTATCAAATTCTCTGCTAGCTTCATGTCAAAGAAAGCTCTATAGCAGTTCTATGCAGTTATTGAGAGAAATAACTGCCAAGAAGTTGGATATTTTGGTTAACAAAGTTAAATTTCATGCCACTTTCTCATATAACTCAAGCTGTTTCATGAGTTGTAAAGATTCTTTAAATGATTAAGGCTCAAATATTTATTTATCATCACATGACTTGTACTGGTTTAGGCTTATAAACAATGCTTGCCTGTTTCTTTGCATATTAAGAAAGTCAAACTTAATTTTTagccaaaatatatatatatattaaggcACTAATTTTTGTACTAAAATCTCATTAACAACATCAAATATGAGTTTTTTTTGCATTTCTTCAAGATTATTTATCCTAAGAATCTTCCAGCATTGTGCTTCATATTGAACTGCAGCTTGTTTGTCTTCAATAGTTCAAGTGCAAATATCAACTTTGGGTTTATCAGGTGACCTGGTGAATGAACTGCCTGGATTAAGCTGGGGCTACTGAGCAGCCCTGATGCGAGCAATATTTCTGCTATGTATTTACGGTCAGAATCTTTTCTCTCTGCAATTGATGAATTTCTCGCTATTATCTTCATTTTGCCAAAGAACTTTATCCAAATTCTGAGTTTGAAGGTCATCATCACTGGTTCCATTGCTGAAGTTGGCCTTTGTGTTATTGAATGAAAGAGGAAGGTTCAATGCATGCCCTATGTCATCAGGAGTGGCTAAAGCTTCATCTATAGAAATATAAATATGAAAGAGTTAAAATGTAATCCAAACTCCTTTCCTATAGATAATTTTATGTGAATATCACAAAAACTTAAGTGTAGAATATACCTAAATCTTTTGAGgtttctatcttctttttaattGGAGAAGGTGGGTCTTCACTGTAAAATTACAGATCAAGAACAAAAACTGGACTTCGTTGTTCTGAAGTAGCTGTTATCATGGCCATAGCACTTTCCTTGCTTAGCTCCTTTGTAGCAGTCTGATCAATGAAAGAATATTAAACCTAGTACTTTATGCTTATGGGCAACCATTGTATAATGGGAGGAAGAAATACTTACATTTTGATTCATGTGAGTCACCTGTTGAATGGAAATACTGTTGTTGCTTTCAGAATGATCAGCTTGGGTGCCCTCTATGTCACGGTGAGAATCCATGCTTCTGTTGCTGTCAACATTGGAGGAAATAACATCAACTTGATGCTTAAAGTTCCTCTTTTGACACCGGATCTTGCTGAAGCCTTCATTTCTTTGCTGCAAGGTACAAACTTTTTTCTTAGGGGTGGAACTTAGGGACAATAACTCTGATGATTGCTTGTGTTATCTTCTTTTACTTTTGGACTCTGATGATTAGTTTGTAGGTGATCGCTTCTCAAAACTGAACTTATTTTGTACTCTTGGGCTTCTAGTCTCTGCTGTATGGCTGGAGTTATTGGTGTCCTCTCCATTGATGACCTGAGGGACTTTTGAGGCTTGCATTAATTTTGAAGTTTTCTTTATGTTACTCTTATCTGCAGAATGGAAGCGTTGACTAAAAGGATTTGTTGAACTGGTTCCTTTTGTTGTTTGACTTTGAATATTGTCAAGCAATCTTCCATCTTTGGGATCATTGGTAGAAAACTTGATGCGGCCTGATTTGCCATTAGTCATTTCTTTGGTAGCGACATTGGATTTTCTTGAGATTTGTGCTGGCTTCATGATGATAATTGGAAACTTTTTACCCCGGGGTGAACTTGAAATATCATCAGTGACAAATGTTGGGTTGGTCTGTTGTCTTGGGGTCTGTAGTTTCGAGCTTTCACTCAGACCTCTGTCAGAAGGGTAATTTGTTTCCTGGTCTCTTGTAATATCTAGTGAATCTCTGTATCTCTGCATTGCTTCCAGAATCTGCTTAAGGGCTCTGAGATCTTTTCCTGAATTTTTAAACTGAAGATCTGCAATCCTTTTCTCAATTTCACCATATACAGAGTGGGAGGGTTTTGAAGCTGTTGTCAAAGTCTCACTTCCCTTGGAAACTTGTAAATCAGGATCTTGGCTTGCATCAGGTTGCCTCCATGGGATTGGTTCAAGTGAAAATCGTGAATTTCCGATTAAGGCATTGTCCCTTCTAGAAGTCCCCAAGCACTGGTTTCTTGTTATAGGGGAAACTGGACTTTGGTGTTGGTTATATCCATCACTCATGCAAGACATTTGTGAAGAAGTATCACAAGCTTGTGTGCAATCTGGGAGTTCTTCCAGTCCCATTAACTTTGCTACAACACTCGATGCTCTCTTAGGAGTTTCTTATTCTTGCTGCTGCTGCCTAAGGATTGTGCTCGAACTCTCATATCCTCTCTCTGCACCCTTCATGAGATTTTGAGATCTTGTTGCTTCGCTATAACTCTTGTTGGATCCTTCTCTACTGTCCAACAAAAGCCTTGGGATTTCCTTGTGCTTTAATAATCCCATGGCCTTCCCCAAGACTTAGCAAGATTATGAAGGGGTTCATTGGTGATAATGCCTCTGCTATTGACAGATTTAG carries:
- the LOC110272082 gene encoding protein LONGIFOLIA 2-like — its product is MGLEELPDCTQACDTSSQMSCMSDGYNQHQSPVSPITRNQCLGTSRRDNALIGNSRFSLEPIPWRQPDASQDPDLQVSKGSETLTTASKPSHSVYGEIEKRIADLQFKNSGKDLRALKQILEAMQRYRDSLDITRDQETNYPSDRGLSESSKLQTPRQQTNPTFVTDDISSSPRGKKFPIIIMKPAQISRKSNVATKEMTNGKSGRIKFSTNDPKDGRLLDNIQSQTTKGTSSTNPFSQRFHSADKSNIKKTSKLMQASKVPQVINGEDTNNSSHTAETRSPRVQNKFSFEKRSPTN